A window of the Chloroflexota bacterium genome harbors these coding sequences:
- a CDS encoding ATP-binding protein, translated as MTSLTVIGVLDAVLEQARALTEADCALVQLDRFDPHPPLSRASDGDTAPMVALSRLLQRNRRARQVLLAAAGPVSPTELARDLSAIPAEIGDLVSICAAPIPSNVGQLGIVVVARASDPPFTSQHYEALSAFLQRATLAIQNARLYEQLQAQLEELRSLHDQVVGAERLAALGQLAAKIAHELNNPLASIHMYNSLLLEGPMDESEQRKVGEGVQEQVERAKQVVMEILDYSRPRAPHRELLNLNDAVRHGLRLVQHAARPAHVTLVEAYADDVPSVLVDRGHMAQIVTNLTLNAIQAMPSGGTLTISTGAENGEVFFRFQDTGVGIPLSQQQRIFDAFFTTKAPGQGTGLGLAVCRTLVAQHHGRITVESEPGSGSAFTVWLPRATVEEEMVAGSNPR; from the coding sequence ATGACAAGTCTAACGGTAATTGGGGTGCTCGACGCGGTGCTTGAGCAGGCCCGCGCCTTGACCGAAGCCGACTGCGCTCTCGTGCAGCTCGACCGATTTGATCCGCACCCACCGTTGAGCCGGGCTAGTGATGGCGATACGGCGCCGATGGTCGCCCTGTCCCGGCTCCTTCAGCGGAATCGGCGCGCGCGACAGGTCCTCCTAGCCGCCGCCGGTCCCGTGAGTCCTACCGAGCTGGCCCGCGACCTGTCTGCCATCCCGGCCGAGATCGGCGATCTCGTCAGCATTTGCGCCGCGCCGATTCCCAGCAATGTGGGGCAGCTGGGAATCGTCGTCGTTGCTCGCGCAAGCGACCCGCCATTCACTTCCCAGCACTACGAGGCGCTCTCTGCTTTCCTCCAGCGCGCCACGCTCGCGATCCAGAACGCGCGCCTCTACGAGCAGCTCCAGGCTCAGCTCGAGGAGCTGCGCTCCCTCCACGACCAGGTCGTCGGCGCGGAGCGGCTTGCGGCCCTCGGTCAGCTCGCCGCCAAGATCGCTCACGAGCTGAACAACCCGCTCGCCTCCATCCATATGTACAATTCCCTCCTGCTCGAAGGGCCCATGGACGAGAGCGAACAGCGCAAGGTCGGCGAGGGCGTCCAGGAGCAGGTCGAGCGAGCGAAGCAGGTCGTGATGGAGATTCTCGATTACAGCCGTCCCCGGGCGCCGCACCGTGAGCTGCTCAATCTCAATGACGCCGTGCGGCACGGCCTGCGCCTCGTCCAGCACGCGGCGCGTCCGGCCCACGTCACTCTCGTCGAGGCATACGCCGATGATGTACCCTCGGTCCTCGTCGATCGAGGCCATATGGCACAAATTGTTACCAATCTCACGTTGAATGCCATTCAGGCCATGCCGAGTGGTGGTACCCTCACCATCAGCACCGGAGCGGAGAACGGTGAGGTATTCTTCCGATTCCAAGATACGGGCGTGGGCATTCCGCTCAGCCAGCAGCAAAGGATCTTTGATGCCTTCTTCACGACGAAAGCGCCCGGCCAGGGCACCGGGCTGGGGTTGGCTGTTTGCCGAACCCTCGTCGCCCAGCATCACGGCCGCATCACGGTGGAAAGCGAGCCCGGCTCGGGCAGCGCATTTACCGTGTGGCTTCCGCGCGCGACAGTAGAGGAGGAGATGGTTGCCGGATCAAACCCACGCTGA